CCGGCGTTTATTATGACGCCGCCGGAAATCCCAATGTCTTCCAGAACGGCATAAAGGCCATCAGCTCATTCCGCAATGCCTATCCCGGCGAGGCAGGACAACGAAATAATCTGCGCGGCCCCGGATACTTCGGCATAGATGGCAGCCTTGGCAAAGTATGGAAGACATGGAGAAATCAGCAGCTTCGCTTCTCCTGGGATACATTCAACGTAACGAACTCCGTACGCATGGATGTTGGCTCTTTGAGCAACTACCTGTTCTATGCACCGTCCCTAGGCTACTATTCGCAGACGTTGAGCAAGCCAAGGGTAATGCAGTTCGGCCTGCATTACGCATTCTGATCAATATCCAATCTATCTACCGATAGAGCGATTGAATCGTAAAAGAGCTGGAATGTATTCCCGACTTTAGGAATACATTCCAGCTCCGTTTTATAACTTAAAACTTATACGGACTAGTTACACCAGCCTCAACCGCAGCCCTATTCCAATATCAGCCGTCTGTGGCTTTTCCCCAACCAGGGTTACGCGCAACCCCGACTCATCCTGCACAAACTTGCACGCAGCATCCCTGCCCAGCATACGCACATCCACTATCTTTTCTGACTGCTGTGGACCAGTCGCTGACAGAGACTTGATAACGACCTCACCCGCTGGCCATCCCTGCACAAACGCATACAGCGTCTTGCCCTTAGTCGTAAAACGAATATCCTGCGGTCCCAGATCAGGCTTATCGTCCTCATTGAAACTCACCGACTTCTGCACCACTTTCGTCGATGCTCCCTCGCCATAAATCTTCCACGGACGAGTCGCATAAATGCCCTCTGCATTCACCGCCATCCAACTCGTGATTCCATTCAAAGTGCGTACTTCATCCGCATCCAACTCTCCAGAAGCTGGCAACGGAAAGTTAAGCAGCAGATTGCCATTCTTGCTCACGATATCGACAAGAAGATCGATAACCTTCTTCGCAGTTTTATATTTTTGTCCCGCCTTGTAATGCCAGTCGCCTATGCACGTATCCGTCTGCCACGGAGTAGGCCAGATGTCATCTGAAACACCGCGCTCACGATCGAGAACACAGGTTCCCACAGTGCAGTCTTCCGCAGTTTTGCTGAAGTAGACAGATTCCGTGCCACCGCGATAACTCACGCCACCGACGTTATAAGCTTCCGCCACAGTGCCAAGCCCATACTCTTCAAACGGAATATGCCCATCCGTATAAAGCAAATCCGGTTGATGCTGATCTACCAGATCCTTCACTCTCAGAAAATATTGTTTCTTCCAGCTATCCGGCGCCACTCGCCCCATAGCTTCAGCATGTTTCGCAAAGTCAGGTGATTCCTGCGAATAGTCATGATAGAGATCGGCATACTTGAGATTCGCACCATCATACGGAACACCTGCAAACGGCCCCTTCGTGTCGCTAAGGTGTGCCGGAGCCAGCCAATCATAGCTGTTTGATAGATGCTCGCTCACGCCAAACTTCAGGCCACGCTTTCGCGCCGCCGCCGCCCACATCCCAACAACATCCTTCTTCGGACCAGTACTCACGGAATTCCAATATGGCTGAAACTTCGAGTCCCAAAGATCGTAGTTATCATGATGAACGCCCATGCTGAAGAAATACCTCGCGCCAGCCTTCACATAGAGATCCATCAAATGATCGGGATCCCATTTATTGGCCGTAAACAGCGGAATCGCGTCCTTGTAACCAAACTTCGACTGTGGCCCAAAACGCTTGACGTGATATTCGTACTGCGGCGATCCCTCCATATACATGTTGCGCGCATACCAATCACCAGCGCCAATCGCCGATTGCGGACCCCAATGCGACCATATCCCAAACTTCGCATCCGCAAACCAATCCGGAATACTGTAAGTCTTCAAAGACTCACGCGTATTGGTGTACTTACCGCTCATTGGATGAATCGCATCGTTCGATGCCTGCGCCAATACGCCGCGCATTGCAAATGCAGGAATGGTACCGCCGATAAGTTGCAGTGCTTTCCGTCTCGTCAATCTCATGCAAGTCCTCTGTTGTGCAAGCTCTCTTTTTGAAATCGTATACGCACTTCTCATTAAGCCGATCGTTATCTGTGCACGCCATCATTCCGTTGAGCGGAGCCGCAACACAGAAGAGCACCTATATTCCTGCCGTGAACTGCACAGCGATTTGAACGCCGAGACTACCATTTGTCAACCCTCATTCACCTCTCTACAAGATATAAGTGCTCACAGGCCAGAACTATTTGCTGTCCCTGATTTCTAACTTCAACTAGCTCCACCACAATGCCATGCTTTGGACGCTTCGAATCGTCACGCTTCTCGCGAATAGTCGCAGTCACATAGATCGTGTCACCCAAAAAGACTGGCCGTACAAACCGCACACGATCATAGCCATAAGACATTGCCATTGGATTGATGTCGCCAGCAGTCATGCCTACAGCAACACTCAGAATCAACGTTCCATGCGCAATCCTGCGTCCAAATGGCTGCGTCCTGCACCACGCTTCATCCATGTGATGCGGATAGAAATCCCCCGTCTGTCCTGCATGTAAAACGATATCCGCCTCGGTAATCGTTCTACCGCTTGTAACTCGCTGTTCTCCAATCTTGTACTCATCAAAACAAATCTCTTGCACCTTCATCGCTATCACTTTCTTTTCATCAATAGGATTTTGAGCAAATTACTTGTGAAATGTGTTTTCGCTGATAAAATCATCACGCAGCCACTTTAACACCTGAAATCGGCATCCACAATGACCAAGTCCTCACCGAACCTGTTGCGTGGAATCACATGGAAACACACCCGTGGACTGCTCCCCATGCTCGCCACGGCACAACGCTTCGAAGAGATGAACCCCGATGTGCAGATCACATGGGAGACGCGATCTCTACAATCCTTTGCCGACGAGCCCCTGGAGGTACTGGCAAGACATTACGATCTGTTGGTCATCGACCATCCCTCCTGCGGGCGCGCCGCAGCCTTGGGATTTCTTACACCTCTCGATGAAGTAATTTCAGCGTCGTTCCTGCTCGATCAGGAGCAGCATTCCGTCGGACAAAGTTATGCCAGCTACGACTACGAGGGACATCTATGGGCACTCCCAATTGATACCGCAGCACCCATCAGCGCATATCGTCCTGACTTGCTCCAAAAGGCCGGGTGCGCTGCCCCATCGACATGGCAAGAGCTGATGCAGCTCGCACAAGAGGGCCTGGTTGTTGCACCTGGATTAGCCATCGATAGCCTGATGAACTTCTTCATGCTCTGCCTCGCCCTGGGCGAAACTCCCTTTACAACTCAGGCCCATGTAGTCAGCGCATCAACTGGAGCAGAAGCGATGCGGCTGCTGCGAAATCTCCTCCAACTCTGCCCCGCAGAATGCATGGACGCGAATCCAATCGCGATCTGGAACATGCTCGCGAAAAGCGATCACGTAGTTTATTGTCCATTCGCTTATGGCTATTCGAACTACAGCAGAGCAGGCTATGCAGAGCATGGGATCGAAGCCGGAGACCTCGTGACATTCGATGGCAAGCCTTTGCAGTCAACGCTCGGCGGAGCCGGTCTCGCAATCTCCAGTCAGTGCAGCGATATAACCACCGCCATAGCATATGCACAATACGTTGCCGCAGAACAATGCCAGAAGACTCTGTATTTCGACGCAGGCGGTCAACCAGGGCATCGCACAGCATGGCTCGATGAGGAAGTAAACCGGCGGTCAAATGGATTCTTCAAGAACACACTGCCCACTCTGGATCGAGCCTGGGTTCGTCCCAGATTTGACGGCTATCTTGACTTTCAATCGGACGCCGGCGAGTTGCTGCATAATTATTTGCGTCATGGCGGAAACGAAGAACATGTCCTGGCAGAGATGAACAACCTATTGCAAAAGGCGCGTAGTTCGCAAAGAAATGAGACCCGATGAAACCACTGGAAGGTCTTCTGGTTATCGACCTGAGTCAATTTCTCTCCGGCCCTTCGGCCTCGCTGCGCCTGGCAGATCTAGGTGCCCGTGTCGTTAAGATTGAACGTCCGGACACCGGCGACTTATGCCGTCACCTCTATATCTCCAACCTCGAGTTAGATGGCGACAGCACACTCTTTCATTCCATTAATCGCAACAAAGAGAGCTTTGTCGCTGACCTCAAAGAGGCTGCAGGCCTGGCCTCTGTACTGGGCCTCATCGAAAAATCTGACGTAGTTCTTCATAACTTCCGCCCAGGTGTAATTGAGAAACTAGGCCTCGACTATGAAAGCCTGAGCATCCATCATCCAAAGCTCATTTATGGAGAGATCAGCGGATACGGTCGCACCGGCCCATGGTCCAAAAAGCCCGGGCAGGATCTTCTCGTGCAATCACTCTCTGGACTTGCATGGTTAAACGGAGATGCTGACCAGCCCCCGGTTCCCTTCGGCCTTGCCATCGCCGATCTCTATGCAGGCGCGCACTTATGCCAGGGAATTCTCGCCTGCCTCGTACGCAGAGGAATCACCGGTAAAGGCGGCAAGGTTGAAGTAAGCCTGCTTGAATCGACTCTCGATTTTCAGTTTGAAGTACTCACAACATTTCTCAATGATGGCGGCAAACTACCGCAGCGTAGCCATCACAACAATGCCCATGCATATCTAGGCGCGCCATACGGCATCTATGCCACAGAAGATGGTTATCTCGCGCTCGCCATGGGCTCGCTTACAACACTATCAACCCTGCTGGAACTGCCCGCCCTACTCTCCTACAGCGGACCAAAGGATGCATTTGATCAGCGCGATGAGATCAAGGCTCTCCTCACCGAACACCTGCGGCAACACACGACTGAGTATTGGCTAGCCCGACTCGAACCCAATGATTACTGGTGCGCCGATGTCTTCACATGGCCAACGCTGATGGACCATCCCGCCTTTCAGGCTCTGGATATGCTGCAGACCGTAGGCCGCAGCGAAGCAGTGACCATGACCACCACACGCTGCCCAATTCGGATCGATGGAGGAGTATTGAAAAGTTCGCGCGGAGCACCCCGTTTAGGTGCGGATACCGATGCACTGCGCAAGGAGTTTGGACTCTCATGAGCACAACCAGATCCACTCGTAAAAATGCCTCCATAGCGTCCCATGCAAAACCTGAAGAGATGAAATCCGGCAAAAAATCCACCTACTCTGTACCCGCACTCGAAAAGGGCCTCGACATCCTCGAAGCCCTCGCATCAGCCCATGTTCCGCAATCATTAACGTTGCTCGCACGGCGTCTAAAGCGCACACCCAGCGAGTTATTTCGCATGTTGGACACGCTCGAAAAACGTTCCTTCATCGCTCGTGATCCCATCTCCGATGGCTATCACCTCACGCTCAAACTTTATGAACTTGCACATACGCACTCTCCCGTTGATCAACTCCTGAAAGCCGCAATGATCCCCATGTACGAGCTCGCGGAAAAGATTCATGAGTCATGTCATCTATGCGTTCTAAATGGCACCACGCTGGTCGTAATCGCCCAGGCCGAGAGCCCTGAACCCGTCCGATTATCAGTCGAAGTTGGCGACCGGGTTCAACCATTGCGCACCGCCTCAGGCCGCGTCCTTACTGCCTTTCTCGATGAAGCAGAGCAAACGCGTTTGCTCTCCGCAGATGCAACGTATACAACACGAAGCAAAAAAGAACGGGCAGAACTAGCCACGCAATTAAAACAAATTCAGCGAGAAGGCTTCCTGCTCGCCACCAGCACCCGCCGCACCGGACTCGACGCCTCCTGCATCGTTGGCAACCCGCAGATAGGAGTGCTCGCAGCTCTCGGAGTACCTTTCCTGCCCGGCTCCGCAAATGATGGGAAAGAGCGTGAACTCATTCCCATCATTCAAAGCTATGCGGACCGCATTACCTCAGCACTTGGCCTGACTTCAGCGCATGCATTCATGCAGGAGCCCTATCAATGACCACTCTGCGAATTGCTCTTCGTAAATATATAGATTTCGAAAACGCGATGGCAGCCCTGATCGAAAAATACACAGCAGATAACCCAGGCATCCTCATCGAAGCTGTCCCACTCGATCTCGAAACGCTCTACGCAGAACTATTCAACGGCGATGGTCTCCCCTCAAGTAAGTGGGATATGGCTTTCGTCGTAACCGACTGGCTCGCCGATGCAGTTGCTTCGGGCATCATTGAAAATCTTGCTCCGTACATGGATACAAACCCGCTCCCGGATTGGCCGGATGGCTGGGCTCGCTCACTGATTAAGCCGCTTGATTTCGAAGGCAAATACTACTGCATCCCTTGGCATGATGGACCAGAAAGCCTCATCTATCGCCGCGATCTCTTCGAGTCTCATGCTGAACAAGCGACCTTTCGCACAACCTACGGTTACGATCTGCAACCACCTCAAACCTGGCAGCAGTTTGAAGATATAGCCCGCTTTTTTACCCGTCCTGAGGCAGCGCTCTATGGCACTCTGTTCGCCTGCTACCCGGACGGTCACAACACGCTATATGACTTCGCATTGCAAGTCTGGAGTCGTGGAGGTGAATTACACGATAACTCCGGCAAGCCTTCTTTGTTTACCGATCAATCAGTCGCGGCGCTCGATTTTTATCGCCGCATCGTGCGCGATCCTGCGTTATGCCACCCTCACTCAATAAACTTCGACTCAGTACAATCAGGAGACAATTTTCTCTCCGGAACCATCGCCATGATGGTGAACTGGTTTGGCTTTGCCTCACGTGCAGGCTGCGCAGGAGGAGCGTTGGACGGCAAAGTCTCTCTCGCTCCCATACCCCGTGATCCTGGCCTGTTGCCTGCCTCATTATCCGTCTTCTGGAACATTGCCATCAGCAGCGGATCAAAGCACAAGCAAGCCGCATACGACTTTCTACGATTCCTCGCTCAGCCAGAGAGCGATCGCGAAGCAGTGCGTCACGGCGTCGTAGGAGTACGTCTCTCCACCTGGCGAGATCCAGAGGTACAGCGCACAGTTCCCGCTTTCCGAGAGATTGAGTCCATCTCGCACGGCGCACGCCAACTGCCGCGTTCGCCCGATCTACCCGAGTTTGCCGAGATCGTAAATCAGATCATCGTGGATGCATTGCACACCGACGAATCCTCCAGCTCCATTCTCAAGCGAGCCCAGCAAACTGCACTTGAAAAGAACATTCACTTTCAATAATTGAATGGACAGTCTCTCACTATCTGAACATCGATTTGAACATCTGCGCAGTCCTACCGTGCCTCCTGCCATATCCCATATGCCCTGGCAGCAAACTGCTGCATAGTAGCCCGAACGGTAAACTCAGCCGCAGCAGGATCGCCCTCGCTGATGAGCTCTATGATTCGTTTATGACGCCCCAGATCCGACTCCCATGCCTTCGCCGTTTGATGTACTTGAACCGCACGCATGGAGACGAATGCAAAGAGCGGCACCAGTAGAGTACTGACCTGCGCCTGTAGAAAACCATTTCCGCTCAACTCGCAAAGGCAAAGATGAAAGCGCAGATCAGCCTCAATGAGCCGTCGAATTTCGCCCGCCTTGGTAGCTCTGCGCATTTCTTTTAAAGCTTCCTGCAATGGCGCCAGATCCACCTTGCGCTGCGTAACGAGACGAGCAGCTAGTCCTTCAAGAGCTCCACGCAACTCATAAATCTCTGCAATGTCCGCTTCCGTATAAGACGTAACACGAGCACTGCGCCCTGATGCCTTGGTAACGAAGCCCTCACCAATAAGCAGGTTAATCGCCTCTCGCACAGACGTCTGCGCCACTCCAAATTGTCTAGCCCAACTGCCCTCGATAATCCTCTGCCCGGGCACAAGACTACCGCGAATAATCTCTTCACGCAGCTTTTTGGCAAGCGTCTGTTTGACCAGCAGTGACGACTCTTCACGATTTGTTTTTTGAATACGAACCATAGGCTTTCGAATAAGACAGGTTCGTTCATATATATCGCGGACCACCCTACTTGTGGAAGCGCGTGATTTTAGCTCGTGGAGAATGCGATCGTAATGATCGCAATAATCAATATAAACACTCCAGAAGAAAGCACACCAATAGAGAGGCGCGAAGCGCGCTTCCACTCACCGGTCATCAGTCCTGCAACATTCGCCGTCAGCATGATAGTAATCTCGTAAATAGCCCATCCTGCCGAGTCGCCAAGCCTGCCCAGGTAGCGAACCGAAACGCCATAGACAGCAACTGCACCGAACCAAAGCAACCCCATCGATAGGCTAAGAAAAGCATCTCCCCATCCAGTAGTGAGCAGCCTCCAGTTACGATTCTTCCAAAGCAGCCATGCTGCATAACCGAGATTAGGAATGAGCCCGCCCGCTAAAGCCACAGGCCACACCGCAAACGCGGCCTTCGAAGCCTCCGCCCCAACATGTATTGCCGCTTGTGCAATAGGCTCTCCAAACGTCAATGAGAGATTGAGCATGGATGACAAAACACCGGACAGTACCGCAATCCCAAGTCCAATAAGATAAACACCATCTGCACCGCGAACACTTCTC
This DNA window, taken from Acidicapsa ligni, encodes the following:
- a CDS encoding alpha-L-fucosidase, translating into MRLTRRKALQLIGGTIPAFAMRGVLAQASNDAIHPMSGKYTNTRESLKTYSIPDWFADAKFGIWSHWGPQSAIGAGDWYARNMYMEGSPQYEYHVKRFGPQSKFGYKDAIPLFTANKWDPDHLMDLYVKAGARYFFSMGVHHDNYDLWDSKFQPYWNSVSTGPKKDVVGMWAAAARKRGLKFGVSEHLSNSYDWLAPAHLSDTKGPFAGVPYDGANLKYADLYHDYSQESPDFAKHAEAMGRVAPDSWKKQYFLRVKDLVDQHQPDLLYTDGHIPFEEYGLGTVAEAYNVGGVSYRGGTESVYFSKTAEDCTVGTCVLDRERGVSDDIWPTPWQTDTCIGDWHYKAGQKYKTAKKVIDLLVDIVSKNGNLLLNFPLPASGELDADEVRTLNGITSWMAVNAEGIYATRPWKIYGEGASTKVVQKSVSFNEDDKPDLGPQDIRFTTKGKTLYAFVQGWPAGEVVIKSLSATGPQQSEKIVDVRMLGRDAACKFVQDESGLRVTLVGEKPQTADIGIGLRLRLV
- a CDS encoding MaoC family dehydratase translates to MKVQEICFDEYKIGEQRVTSGRTITEADIVLHAGQTGDFYPHHMDEAWCRTQPFGRRIAHGTLILSVAVGMTAGDINPMAMSYGYDRVRFVRPVFLGDTIYVTATIREKRDDSKRPKHGIVVELVEVRNQGQQIVLACEHLYLVER
- a CDS encoding ABC transporter substrate-binding protein, whose amino-acid sequence is MTKSSPNLLRGITWKHTRGLLPMLATAQRFEEMNPDVQITWETRSLQSFADEPLEVLARHYDLLVIDHPSCGRAAALGFLTPLDEVISASFLLDQEQHSVGQSYASYDYEGHLWALPIDTAAPISAYRPDLLQKAGCAAPSTWQELMQLAQEGLVVAPGLAIDSLMNFFMLCLALGETPFTTQAHVVSASTGAEAMRLLRNLLQLCPAECMDANPIAIWNMLAKSDHVVYCPFAYGYSNYSRAGYAEHGIEAGDLVTFDGKPLQSTLGGAGLAISSQCSDITTAIAYAQYVAAEQCQKTLYFDAGGQPGHRTAWLDEEVNRRSNGFFKNTLPTLDRAWVRPRFDGYLDFQSDAGELLHNYLRHGGNEEHVLAEMNNLLQKARSSQRNETR
- a CDS encoding CaiB/BaiF CoA transferase family protein — protein: MKPLEGLLVIDLSQFLSGPSASLRLADLGARVVKIERPDTGDLCRHLYISNLELDGDSTLFHSINRNKESFVADLKEAAGLASVLGLIEKSDVVLHNFRPGVIEKLGLDYESLSIHHPKLIYGEISGYGRTGPWSKKPGQDLLVQSLSGLAWLNGDADQPPVPFGLAIADLYAGAHLCQGILACLVRRGITGKGGKVEVSLLESTLDFQFEVLTTFLNDGGKLPQRSHHNNAHAYLGAPYGIYATEDGYLALAMGSLTTLSTLLELPALLSYSGPKDAFDQRDEIKALLTEHLRQHTTEYWLARLEPNDYWCADVFTWPTLMDHPAFQALDMLQTVGRSEAVTMTTTRCPIRIDGGVLKSSRGAPRLGADTDALRKEFGLS
- a CDS encoding IclR family transcriptional regulator, with the translated sequence MSTTRSTRKNASIASHAKPEEMKSGKKSTYSVPALEKGLDILEALASAHVPQSLTLLARRLKRTPSELFRMLDTLEKRSFIARDPISDGYHLTLKLYELAHTHSPVDQLLKAAMIPMYELAEKIHESCHLCVLNGTTLVVIAQAESPEPVRLSVEVGDRVQPLRTASGRVLTAFLDEAEQTRLLSADATYTTRSKKERAELATQLKQIQREGFLLATSTRRTGLDASCIVGNPQIGVLAALGVPFLPGSANDGKERELIPIIQSYADRITSALGLTSAHAFMQEPYQ
- a CDS encoding ABC transporter substrate-binding protein, with protein sequence MTTLRIALRKYIDFENAMAALIEKYTADNPGILIEAVPLDLETLYAELFNGDGLPSSKWDMAFVVTDWLADAVASGIIENLAPYMDTNPLPDWPDGWARSLIKPLDFEGKYYCIPWHDGPESLIYRRDLFESHAEQATFRTTYGYDLQPPQTWQQFEDIARFFTRPEAALYGTLFACYPDGHNTLYDFALQVWSRGGELHDNSGKPSLFTDQSVAALDFYRRIVRDPALCHPHSINFDSVQSGDNFLSGTIAMMVNWFGFASRAGCAGGALDGKVSLAPIPRDPGLLPASLSVFWNIAISSGSKHKQAAYDFLRFLAQPESDREAVRHGVVGVRLSTWRDPEVQRTVPAFREIESISHGARQLPRSPDLPEFAEIVNQIIVDALHTDESSSSILKRAQQTALEKNIHFQ
- a CDS encoding GntR family transcriptional regulator, with product MVRIQKTNREESSLLVKQTLAKKLREEIIRGSLVPGQRIIEGSWARQFGVAQTSVREAINLLIGEGFVTKASGRSARVTSYTEADIAEIYELRGALEGLAARLVTQRKVDLAPLQEALKEMRRATKAGEIRRLIEADLRFHLCLCELSGNGFLQAQVSTLLVPLFAFVSMRAVQVHQTAKAWESDLGRHKRIIELISEGDPAAAEFTVRATMQQFAARAYGIWQEAR
- a CDS encoding L-rhamnose/proton symporter RhaT — translated: MSSSVIGILLTLFGGLLAGNCMLPLKRVRTWPWECTWLVFSLVSLVAMPYMIAGFTIPEWPHLYAALPLAAWLPSLLLGFGWGIAQVLFGLAVVRLGMSLAFTIIIGLGTVFGTLIPLITLHRAELYSRNSAILFAGCGLTIVGVALSGFAGKLRERRVVDDGAGQRSVRGADGVYLIGLGIAVLSGVLSSMLNLSLTFGEPIAQAAIHVGAEASKAAFAVWPVALAGGLIPNLGYAAWLLWKNRNWRLLTTGWGDAFLSLSMGLLWFGAVAVYGVSVRYLGRLGDSAGWAIYEITIMLTANVAGLMTGEWKRASRLSIGVLSSGVFILIIAIITIAFSTS